The genomic segment GTGAAATTGATGTACTTGATAACGTTAAGCCCCATAGCCTTACCAACGATACTTACGATAAACACTGACAATATAGTGATAATCAATCCAATAATCGAGTATCTTATAGTACCAACCGCCTGTTTAATCTTCCCCTCATCTCCACCTGAAAGTATAAAAGAGAGACCTCCAAAAAAGATAAAGGCCACGCAAAGAAGACCTGCTATCAATATTGCGTAGGCAATAAGCTTATTGATAATTTCTATCGTATCATACTGTTGAGCGGCTTCTACGATACTCCCCCCTGCAAGAATAGTATTAAATAACATGGTTGGTTTATTATAAATTAGATCAATTCGAATTTTACATGAAAAGGAGTCTAAAGCAAAACTTTACACTTCTTCCGGCTCGACAACCTTTAGATTAACTCTACTATTTTCTTTTGCACCAATCACTCGAAGTAGTACACGTAGGGCATCTACAGTTTGACCATTTTTACCGATCAATTTACCCATATCATCCTTTGCGACGCTTACGGTTATGAATACACCAAGTTCGTCGACTTTTCTTTTGACTGTGACATGAGAAGCGTCATCAACTAATTGTTTTACTACAAATTCGACGAAATCCTTATCCTTACC from the Candidatus Peregrinibacteria bacterium genome contains:
- a CDS encoding KH domain-containing protein → MDDELFADDITDDFAMVGGSSTGDDDDTTTSVKPVASSTVGGDEGKDKDFVEFVVKQLVDDASHVTVKRKVDELGVFITVSVAKDDMGKLIGKNGQTVDALRVLLRVIGAKENSRVNLKVVEPEEV